The sequence cagttacgccaaggcaagtaatttcacatattcatgttATCTACCAGCAAGGGTTGTGATACTTATCTGGTTCACACTACACTCAATTTCTATATTCTTGTTACACGTTGTGAAGAAACTAACTTGTCTTTCAGTAAAAGCAGGCTGTAATGGTGTTGGCAGACTTGTATTTTCACTGGTAAGCATGGCAAGAACAGATGAAATACTTGGCCTGTCTTCAGTAAATTCTTGAACACACAGTAAACCAATCTGTATGCATTTTCTGATCTCCATTTCCAATCTTGGATTCAATACAATCGGATCGATAAAAGTTGATAAATCTTCTTCTTTCCACAACTTCCATGCCTGAAAACAGTTTAAAAAAACCAGCAAATTTAAAGAAGCACAAATAGCAATGACAtgtagtagttttttttttaatattagcaCATAAGAGGAGTCTTACATATCCCAAAAGGCTCAAAAAGGATGTCTCACTCCAAGAACTTGTACATTTTCGGCCACTTATGATCTCTAACACTAAAACTCCAAAGCTAAAAACATCCGATTTCTCAGAGAATCTTCCTTCCATTGCATATTCTGGGGCCATGTATCCACTGTAAAAATGTCAGCCAGTTCGTATAGAAATGTTACATTAACTAGataaatctttcaaaatgtagaATATGGTCATTTTGTGGGAGAAAACTTGCAAAGTTATGGTATATATAGCTCAATGTCCACTTACTAAGTACCAACTACTCTTCTTGTGTTTGCTTGATCTTGGTCAGATCCGAAAATCCTAGCCATGCCAAAATCTGAAATCTTTGGATTGAAGTTGTTATCGAGCAAAATGTTACTTGGCTTTAGATCTCTATGGattattttcaatcttgaatctCTGTGAAGATAAAGGAGTCCTCGGCCAACTCCTTGGATGATAATGGAACGTTTCGTCCAATCCAAAACGCCTTGGTATACTTCATCTAAATGTTTCTCAAATATAAATACAGAATGCAGGGAAGAAGATTAAGAAATGCGTACGAAAGGCGGTGcattaagctcccgctatgtgcggggtagggggaagggccgaaccacaaaggtctattgtacgtagccttaccctgcatttctgcaagaggctgttttcacggcTTGGACCCGTGActtcctggtcacatgacaacaactttaccagttatgccAAGGCTCTCCTTCATTTAAGAACCGCGCACGAGAAGTAAAAAGATTTGAAGAGTAAGCACTAACCGAAGAGAAACACATCCAAGCTTTTCTTTGGCATATATTCATAAATCAGCATCTTCTCCTCTTTATCCACACAACATCCCAAGAGTCTAACAAGGTTTCTGTGTTGGACTTTAGAGATCACCAACACTTCATTCATGAACTCTTCTAGCCCTTGTCCGGAGGATTTTGAAAGCCTCTTGACAGCTATTTCTCTCCCATCTTCCAATTTTCCCTGAAAGGAAGTACCAATTTCAGCTACTGAAATTTGTAAAGTGATCGAGAGAGATGAAAATCGTACCCTGTAAACTGGACCAAAACCACCCTGACCAAGCTTATTATCATCACAAAATCGGGCTGTCGCATTTGCAAGCGTTTCGGAGTTGAAGACTGGTAATTCTTCCATTCTGTTACCAAGTAAAACTACCTCCTTGCTCTTCACTCCTAATATCAGAAGGGATACAAGTTAACTATAGCTAACAAAATGTTTCTAAATGTATAATACAAACTTTTTAGTCTGTTTTACCTCTACGTCTGACCATCCTTGTACAGAAAAGGAACAGACAAACACAGAGTGTAAGAGTACCAACGATTACTGGAATTACAATTTTCTTTATGTCTTTATGATGATCTGCAATGTAGAGCAAACATAAAAGGTGAACCAGTATCAG is a genomic window of Nicotiana tabacum cultivar K326 chromosome 16, ASM71507v2, whole genome shotgun sequence containing:
- the LOC107776057 gene encoding G-type lectin S-receptor-like serine/threonine-protein kinase At1g11330 isoform X2, yielding MNEAEEILWSSNTSTTSQVNSIAFLQDSGNFVLVDRLNNATTIWRSFEHPSDSLVPEMRISENIRTGKRIEVNSWTSPWDPTFGNFSLGMKSEIIPQVYIWNGNRPYWRSGQWNGQIFIGVQDMYSVSVDGFSVVNDREGTVYLTGPVGFNLLMKFILDWKGDLVQSFWDENETNWKIIWSAPNNDCEVYGTCGPFASCNDLDSPICSCLKGFEPKHREEWEKGNWTSGCVRRIALQCEVKNNSGNSSKEDGFLKMELMKLPDFAERSSTREDQCRSQCLRNCSCIAYAYDSGIGCMSWSNNLIDIQQFQSWGKDLYIRVAHSELDHHKDIKKIVIPVIVGTLTLCVCLFLFCTRMVRRRGVKSKEVVLLGNRMEELPVFNSETLANATARFCDDNKLGQGGFGPVYRGKLEDGREIAVKRLSKSSGQGLEEFMNEVLVISKVQHRNLVRLLGCCVDKEEKMLIYEYMPKKSLDVFLFDEVYQGVLDWTKRSIIIQGVGRGLLYLHRDSRLKIIHRDLKPSNILLDNNFNPKISDFGMARIFGSDQDQANTRRVVGTYGYMAPEYAMEGRFSEKSDVFSFGVLVLEIISGRKCTSSWSETSFLSLLGYAWKLWKEEDLSTFIDPIVLNPRLEMEIRKCIQIGLLCVQEFTEDRPSISSVLAMLTSENTSLPTPLQPAFTERQVSFFTTCNKNIEIECSVNQISITTLAGR